One Coprobacter tertius genomic window carries:
- a CDS encoding sensor histidine kinase: MAFYPISNIFSSQAIIYLFLLVLSVQSLLFPSGPIIMSTLISAIILDLIYTSPYWEFSLFTPNNFLLILLFISIPFINTIFTSRFRRQEEQSRRREHVTNTMLKLSKNLSFVSGNIEVQKVAVQTIKEGFGFNCAFMLKNKNGVLSKEESEYSTLSLTPEEREIAEWVFATRRAAGRSTDTFMAEEKSFYPLNSLRMSLGVIIIKMGHPFNADEELLWITLKRQISNALEREYLNEIANQSLLLQESEKLYKTLFNSISHELRIPVTSIISAAETMRTLETGLKQELSEEIYMAAQRLSKLIEDLLNMSRVDSGRISPRLDWYDVHDLISSVVKQLKEPLTEYHLAIYIDEDMPLVRIDIVLLEQILYNLLYNVIVYVPKGRNVEVSARHDGHNFVLSVTDNGNGFSEKDLPHIFDKFYRGNSSITGGSGLGLSIVKGYTDVLKGRVTAKNMPEGGARITISLPSEIPTIENLNNNDVI, from the coding sequence TTGGCATTTTATCCGATATCAAACATATTTTCTTCCCAGGCGATTATTTACTTATTTCTTCTGGTACTTTCCGTACAATCTCTGTTATTTCCTTCAGGGCCGATAATCATGTCTACTCTCATCAGCGCTATTATTCTCGACTTGATATACACTTCACCATATTGGGAATTCAGCCTGTTTACCCCCAATAATTTCTTATTGATATTGCTTTTTATTTCAATTCCTTTCATCAATACAATCTTTACGTCTCGATTCAGACGGCAGGAAGAGCAAAGCAGACGACGCGAACATGTTACTAATACAATGTTGAAACTATCGAAAAATCTCTCATTCGTATCGGGAAACATAGAAGTACAAAAAGTTGCTGTACAAACCATTAAAGAAGGTTTCGGATTTAATTGCGCCTTTATGCTTAAAAACAAAAACGGTGTATTGTCTAAGGAAGAGAGCGAATATTCGACCCTATCACTCACTCCGGAAGAAAGAGAAATCGCCGAATGGGTATTCGCGACACGAAGAGCTGCAGGACGGTCAACCGACACATTCATGGCTGAGGAAAAATCTTTTTATCCCCTCAATAGCTTGCGAATGAGTCTCGGCGTCATTATTATAAAAATGGGCCATCCGTTCAATGCCGACGAAGAATTACTTTGGATCACACTAAAACGACAAATATCGAATGCCCTCGAAAGAGAATACCTGAACGAAATTGCCAACCAATCATTGCTATTACAAGAATCGGAAAAATTATATAAAACATTGTTTAATTCGATCTCACACGAATTACGTATTCCCGTAACATCTATTATTTCAGCCGCAGAAACCATGCGCACACTGGAAACAGGATTAAAACAAGAATTAAGCGAAGAGATTTACATGGCAGCCCAAAGACTATCGAAACTCATCGAAGACCTGCTGAATATGTCGAGAGTAGATTCAGGACGCATTTCTCCCCGTCTCGACTGGTATGACGTTCACGATCTTATAAGTTCGGTAGTAAAACAATTAAAAGAGCCTCTGACGGAATATCATCTCGCTATTTATATCGACGAAGATATGCCTTTAGTCCGCATCGACATCGTCCTGCTCGAACAAATCTTATACAATCTTTTATACAATGTAATCGTATATGTACCCAAAGGGCGCAACGTAGAAGTCTCCGCCCGGCACGACGGACATAATTTCGTACTTTCGGTTACCGATAATGGAAATGGATTCAGCGAAAAAGACCTTCCCCATATTTTCGATAAATTTTATCGGGGTAATTCCTCCATTACAGGCGGATCCGGCCTCGGACTATCGATTGTAAAAGGCTATACCGATGTATTGAAAGGCCGTGTTACGGCAAAAAATATGCCTGAAGGGGGTGCACGTATCACAATCTCGCTCCCGAGCGAAATACCAACTATCGAAAACCTAAACAATAACGACGTAATATGA